A portion of the Oxynema aestuarii AP17 genome contains these proteins:
- a CDS encoding calcium-binding protein → MVDSSLKFYNSPAIAPLNTEGIPLTNEDFFDLSDDPENPDNIQLNLDQIAAFVGGLRAFSGNDTVRGADSAEIMNGNAGLDRLFGGGGNDLLRGGRDGDEVFGELGNDVLNGNRGDDIVVGGEGNDIVRGGQDFDLLVGEAGNDVLIGDFGQDALVGGGDRDLFVLRTDTTDLNPFGTDIIIDFDPTQDTIGLTGGISAENLRFQAISVNLSSEIASLDPELLQKLLTVAGVSQAQLDPNGDGVLEGTLIQSLDSGTFLGAVLNTTADALTGHFAAVDENILLQG, encoded by the coding sequence GTGGTTGATTCTTCATTAAAATTTTATAATTCCCCGGCGATCGCCCCCCTCAACACCGAGGGAATTCCCCTCACCAACGAGGACTTTTTCGACTTGAGCGACGATCCCGAAAATCCCGACAATATCCAACTCAATCTCGACCAGATCGCCGCCTTTGTCGGCGGATTGCGCGCCTTCTCCGGTAACGATACCGTGCGCGGCGCCGACTCTGCAGAAATCATGAACGGCAATGCAGGACTCGATCGCCTCTTCGGCGGCGGCGGTAACGACCTCCTACGCGGCGGACGGGACGGCGACGAAGTCTTCGGCGAACTCGGGAACGACGTTCTCAACGGCAATCGCGGCGACGATATCGTCGTCGGCGGCGAGGGAAACGATATCGTTCGCGGCGGACAAGATTTTGATTTACTCGTCGGCGAAGCCGGAAATGACGTGTTAATCGGCGATTTCGGACAAGATGCTTTAGTGGGCGGCGGCGATCGCGATTTGTTCGTCCTACGAACCGACACCACCGACCTCAATCCCTTCGGTACCGATATTATTATCGACTTCGACCCGACCCAAGACACGATCGGACTCACCGGAGGCATTTCCGCCGAAAACCTCCGGTTTCAGGCGATTTCTGTCAATCTTTCCAGCGAGATCGCCAGTCTCGACCCTGAATTACTGCAAAAATTGTTAACCGTCGCCGGAGTCAGCCAAGCGCAACTCGATCCCAACGGCGACGGGGTTCTCGAAGGCACCTTAATTCAAAGTCTCGATTCCGGAACCTTCTTAGGTGCCGTCTTAAATACCACCGCCGACGCCTTGACCGGGCATTTTGCTGCCGTGGACGAGAATATCTTACTGCAAGGGTAG